In Betaproteobacteria bacterium, the sequence GCTGTACGGTCGGCGATGGCAGCCTGATCGGCATCGGTTCGGTCATCCTGAATCGTGCGGTGATCGGCAAGGGCTGTATCGTCGGTGCCAATACACTGATTCCAGAAGGCAAGGTTTTTCCGGATCGCGTCCTGATCGTCGGCTCGCCGGGCAAGGTCGTGCGCGAACTCACTGACGACGATGTCGCCCGCCTGAAAAAATCGGCCGAGCACTATGTCGACAACGCCCGTCGCTACAACGAAAAGCTATCGCTGCTGTAAACGACAACGCGGGGCAAAAGCCCCGCGCACTTGGCCCGGCCGTTGTCCCTCAGACCGGGCTGGTCAGGTTGGACAAAATAATATTCGGACGCAGGTTTTCCATCACTTTCTGAATCCCGACGCGCGTACGAGTATTGATGACCAGCGGCGCACGCAGGTTCGGCGAGATCGATGCCTTTCCACCCTCCTCGTTGCGGAACAGTACCTGCATCACCACCACATCCTCCGGCGCAGGTGACTGCAGAATCGCATTCTCGGCATCGTTAAGCGCCAGCTCATAATCGAATCCCAGGGTGGTCGGATCGACAATCTGAAACGCCAGAGTCGGCTCATCCAGCGATTGCAAGGTATAACTGGCCGGGTGCTCCTTGCTTTCTTCGTGCGCCAGCATGAAACGCTTGCAATGTTCAAAGCCGACCATGCCATTGGGGAAAGTAATGATCTTCTCCGGACTGACTTCAATTGCACCGAACAGATAGGTTTCAACCTTCATTTTTTTGTCTCCTCGCAAATGGGTATATCCGCACAATCCTACACCAAGCGGCAATGGTTGTAATTTCCGGCCGGATTACGCATAGTCCACCCCCCAATTTTGTCAGACCGCCTCGCTCATGCTGCCACCGATTGAACATCGCATCGCCCTCGAACTCGGCGTCCGCCCAGCTCAGGTCAACGCCGCCATCGCACTGCTCGACGAAGGCGCCACCGTGCCCTTCATTTCGCGCTACCGTAAAGAGGCAACCGACGGTCTTGATGACACCCAGTTGCGCAACCTCGAAGAGCGCCTGACCTATCTGCGCGATCTCGAAGAGCGCCGCACGGCGATCCTCTCCAGTATTGAAGAGCAAGGCAAGCTGACACCGGAACTAAAGGCTGAAATCGGCGACGCCGAAACCAAGCAGCGCCTCGAAGACCTGTATCTGCCGTATAAGCAAAAACGCCGCACCAAGGCCCAGATCGCCCGCGAAGCTGGCATTGAGCCGCTGGCGCTTGGCCTGCTGGAAAATCCAAACCTGACGCCCGACGACGAAGCCGAAAAGTTCATCAACATCGATGCCGGTTTCGCCGACACCAAGGCCGTCCTCGACGGCGCCCGCCAGATCCTGATGGAAAAATTCGCCGAAGATGCCGAACTGCTCGGCCAACTGCGCGTGTACATGAAAGAGCACGGCCTGCTGCGCTCAACCGTGGTCGAAGGCAAGGAAACCGAAGGCGCCAAATTCCGTGACTGGTTCGATTTCGCCGAACCTGTGGCCAGTATGCCTTCGCACCGTGCCCTCGCCCTGCTCCGCGGCCGCAACGAAGGCTTCCTTAGCGTAGCACTGGTTCTTGATTCCGAACTCAACGACGAGGCCGTCAAGCCCGGCCCCAACGCTTGCGAACAGCGCATCGCCGTCCGCTTCGGCATCAAGCCGCAAAACCGCCCGGCCGACAAATGGCTGAGCGACACCGTACGCTGGACCTGGAAGGTCAAGGTTTACACCCACCTTGAACTGGAACTGGTCAATGAACTACGCGAACGCGCCGAAGAAGAAGCCATCCGCATCTTCGGCAAGAACCTGAAAGACCTGCTGCTCGCCGCTCCGGCCGGCCAGCACGTCACCATGGGTATCGACCCAGGTATCCGCACCGGTTGCAAGATCGCCATAGTTGATGCCACCGGAAAAATGCTCGACTACGCCACCATCTATCCGCACGAGCCGCGCTGCGACTGGGATGGCTCGATTGCCACCATTGGCCGCCTGGCCGCCAAACACCAGGTCAGCCTGGTCGCCATCGGCAACGGCACGGCCAGCCGCGAAACCGACAAGCTGGTGCAGGACGTCATGAAGCGCTACCCAGAAGCGCGCCTGCAGAAAATCGTCGTCTCCGAAGCCGGCGCCTCGGTCTATTCCGCGTCGGAATTTGCCGCCAAGGAATTCCCGGACCTCGACGTCTCGATCCGTGGCGCGGTGTCAATTGCCC encodes:
- a CDS encoding gamma carbonic anhydrase family protein; protein product: MPRYRLGDKQPKVGDNAWIAPNATVIGDVHLGANASIWWNATLRGDNDPIHIGDNTNIQDGSVLHTDEGVPMHIGNDVTVGHLVMLHGCTVGDGSLIGIGSVILNRAVIGKGCIVGANTLIPEGKVFPDRVLIVGSPGKVVRELTDDDVARLKKSAEHYVDNARRYNEKLSLL
- the fliW gene encoding flagellar assembly protein FliW, producing MKVETYLFGAIEVSPEKIITFPNGMVGFEHCKRFMLAHEESKEHPASYTLQSLDEPTLAFQIVDPTTLGFDYELALNDAENAILQSPAPEDVVVMQVLFRNEEGGKASISPNLRAPLVINTRTRVGIQKVMENLRPNIILSNLTSPV
- a CDS encoding RNA-binding transcriptional accessory protein — protein: MLPPIEHRIALELGVRPAQVNAAIALLDEGATVPFISRYRKEATDGLDDTQLRNLEERLTYLRDLEERRTAILSSIEEQGKLTPELKAEIGDAETKQRLEDLYLPYKQKRRTKAQIAREAGIEPLALGLLENPNLTPDDEAEKFINIDAGFADTKAVLDGARQILMEKFAEDAELLGQLRVYMKEHGLLRSTVVEGKETEGAKFRDWFDFAEPVASMPSHRALALLRGRNEGFLSVALVLDSELNDEAVKPGPNACEQRIAVRFGIKPQNRPADKWLSDTVRWTWKVKVYTHLELELVNELRERAEEEAIRIFGKNLKDLLLAAPAGQHVTMGIDPGIRTGCKIAIVDATGKMLDYATIYPHEPRCDWDGSIATIGRLAAKHQVSLVAIGNGTASRETDKLVQDVMKRYPEARLQKIVVSEAGASVYSASEFAAKEFPDLDVSIRGAVSIARRLQDPLAELVKIDPKSIGVGQYQHDVSQTKLARNLDAVVEDCVNAVGVDVNTASVPLLSRISGLSAGLAANIVSYRDANGAFSSRESLKKVPRLGDKTFEQAAGFLRVPNGDNPLDSSSVHPEAYPVVEKIIVDLKKSIKEILGDSRALKGLNPSKYTDERFGLPTVQDIFKELEKPGRDPRPEFKTATFADGVEKMGDLRPGMILEGVVTNVAAFGAFIDIGVHQDGLVHVSALSNTFVKDPHEVVKAGQIVKVKVLEVDLQRQRIALTMRMGDEPTQGKRHDNAPAGRGNANPGRTQQRSTGPAPAGNAMAAAFSKLRK